A stretch of Odocoileus virginianus isolate 20LAN1187 ecotype Illinois chromosome 31, Ovbor_1.2, whole genome shotgun sequence DNA encodes these proteins:
- the NKX2-6 gene encoding homeobox protein Nkx-2.6, with protein MLLNPVTSTPFSVNDILSLEREHLGPDALQLQRTRRSPENFQYLRAVPEQRGSAVPSIRSADSEDRRQEGSEPAGGPCELVTEMDAEPVGEPEPVLSAASFPGGGTRVPERRVGDSGGGARGDGAERPAARPRRKPRVLFSQAQVLALERRFKQQRYLSAPEREHLASALQLTSTQVKIWFQNRRYKCKRQRQDKSLELAGHPLAPRRVAVPVLVRDGKPCLGPSAPAFPGPYGAAAAPYSCYGHYAGAPYCAGYGGGYAGAPPGPAPPVPQASSGFGAGGPSASPQSALPAALQGVRAW; from the exons ATGTTGCTTAACCCCGTCACCTCCACTCCCTTTTCGGTCAATGACATCCTGAGCCTGGAGCGTGAGCATCTCGGCCCGGATGCCTTGCAACTCCAGAGGACACGGAGGAGCCCGGAAAACTTTCAGTACCTGCGAGCGGTCCCAGAACAGCGAGGCTCCGCGGTCCCCAGCATCCGGAGCGCAGACAGCGAagacaggaggcaggaagggTCGGAGCCTGCCGGGGGTCCCTGTGAGTTAGTCACAGAGATGGACGCTGAACCGGTGGGTGAGCCAG AGCCCGTCCTCAGCGCGGCCTCGTTCCCCGGCGGCGGGACCCGGGTGCCTGAGCGCCGCGTGGGGGACAGCGGCGGCGGCGCGCGCGGGGACGGCGCGGAGCGTCCAGCCGCGCGGCCCCGGCGGAAGCCGCGTGTGCTGTTCTCGCAGGCGCAGGTGCTGGCGCTGGAGCGACGTTTCAAGCAGCAACGGTACCTGTCGGCCCCGGAACGCGAGCATCTGGCCAGCGCGCTGCAGCTCACGTCGACGCAGGTCAAGATCTGGTTCCAGAACCGACGTTACAAGTGCAAGAGACAGCGCCAGGACAAGTCCCTGGAACTGGCGGGCCACCCCCTAGCGCCACGCCGGGTGGCGGTGCCCGTGCTGGTGCGCGATGGCAAGCCCTGCCTGGGACCCAGCGCGCCCGCTTTCCCCGGCCCCtacggggcggcggcggcgccctATTCCTGCTACGGCCACTACGCGGGCGCTCCCTACTGTGCGGGCTACGGCGGCGGCTACGCGGGCGCACCCCCGGGTCCCGCGCCCCCAGTCCCGCAGGCCAGTTCGGGCTTCGGCGCAGGTGGGCCGAGCGCCAGCCCGCAGAGCGCTCTGCCCGCCGCGCTGCAGGGTGTCAGGGCCTGGTGA